Within the Mugil cephalus isolate CIBA_MC_2020 chromosome 1, CIBA_Mcephalus_1.1, whole genome shotgun sequence genome, the region CTGGTTTTTCCGTGGGTTTTCTGCCCGCCGATGGCTAACGAGAGGCTCAGGatcctggaggaggtggagaaggagatcGCGGTGGTGCTGCAGTGTGCCGGTGAGCAAAGAGTTCTGCTACTGCGTCTTgaaaaatctcaaaattaaaTTGTGCTTATTTTAGATTTGTTGGTGCGCTGCCGTGTTAAAGGCACAAGATACTCTCGTCGGCGAGGTTCCAAGAATTCTGCTTTAAATTTAgcaagataaaataagatagtATTTTTTGCTTACTTTagtcccacagtggggaaaattACGGAGGACAAAATTTGAACATCAAGCTGTcccctccattttttttccctgtcattATTCGAAGCATTACGGTAAACGCATGCACCACATGTAACTGTCCGTGCCCCACCATTCATTTTACAGTCATTTATTCTGTCAAACAGTAAATAATGAACTAATAGAACtttaatgaaaatgtataaTCCCGTAGTGGGTAAATTATTAAGCTATAGAGCCCATCTTTTCTTTACTGGATTTGTGTCGCCCTTATTCGAATCATTAcggtaaagtaaaataatttatattataatttatatatatatatatacacaaaattACAACGTATGTTGTAATAAACTACTTACATAATGACCTGTTTCAAATTAATTAGTAATAATCAACAGAAAAAAGTTGGTGCACCACCTCAGGATGTTACCCCGAAACTACCAGATCTCTCTGGTGCGGAGTCTCAGAATAAGAGCCTGATCTGGTCCTGATTTCTAACCCAACACGCGTTTGTCCCCCTGCAGGCAGCATCGTTCTGGAGCTCTCcaaggagaaacacaacaacagcttcctGGACCGGCAGCTGGTCCAGTTCCAGAGCTCCATCAACCGGGTGGAGAGCGAACTAAGCGCCCAGATCCGCTACCTCACGCAGGTTGAACACACGGCCGTGTCACTACGTTATTCTTATTAACGATGAACTTACATGTGTGGCCACAGGATCGTCTGTCATTAAATCCAACTGTTGGCTGAATGTTGGAACAAACAGGACtttaatttgccttttttttgtttttttttccctctaggTAGCAACTGGTCAGCCTCACGAAGGCTCCACATATTCAGCCAGGAAGGACTGTCAGATGGCTTTGAACAGAGCCGAGTACGCCAGGGTCAAACTGGGGGAACTGGGACGGACCTGTGAAATAATGCTggagcagcaacaacaacaacagcagcaacaacaacagcaacaacaacaacagcagcagcagcaacagtcgACATGAGAGCACAGGAGGTCGACTGGTCGGACTCTAAAACTTGATCTGCTCTTGGTTGTAGCGCCGGTGTCAGACGTGGCCAAGAAAGAAAACTGGTGTGGACTGGATGACACACGATACAGATTTGCAGCCTTATTGGTGAACACATGTAGAAACTGTTCTtctttaacaataaaaataaaaacaacagtcgCGTACATGGAGAATATGAGCAAGCATCAAGGCAACGGTTCAAAAAATAATCACTCAGCTATTAACAAAGTATAACTTTATTGCAAAACGACGATGTAGTGATTTACTTTATGAAAacgtagtaaaaaaaaaaacaaaactaaaaacattacATGCTactgaattaaacaaaaaaacaagtaaacattCTTTCTGAAttgtatttgttaaaataaaaatacaaaaaaaagctcccaaaaaaaaaactaagctgAATTTAAAAGCTCTGCAGCTCCGACTGATTTGTAtgaggatggtggtggtgatgcgTTAGCGTTAGCAGTAAAAGTCGGCAGTGTGTACGGtggaatgaaaacaacaacagtacaaatgtcattttttttgtctcccagTCCGATAACTAATCAGAGTCTCAGCCTGATCCTAAACGTCCTAAacgtctcctcgtctcctcgtAACAGTCGACTGGATTTAGTCCAGCAAACCTGTGTAAGACCTTTGTGTGTCTAAGTTCCAgttacatttagtttagttcagaTCTGGTGctaatcttttaatattcatagTCGTTTGATCAGAGTCCCAATCTGATCTTAAGGCTGAGCGgtaaatgtatatcacagtatttagttttttttatgcataatgaGGTTTTCATAACGTTTCCCACTGGTTGAGACGC harbors:
- the med11 gene encoding mediator of RNA polymerase II transcription subunit 11, whose protein sequence is MANERLRILEEVEKEIAVVLQCAGSIVLELSKEKHNNSFLDRQLVQFQSSINRVESELSAQIRYLTQVATGQPHEGSTYSARKDCQMALNRAEYARVKLGELGRTCEIMLEQQQQQQQQQQQQQQQQQQQQQST